One genomic window of Bradyrhizobium sp. B124 includes the following:
- a CDS encoding TetR/AcrR family transcriptional regulator: MSTAREDLLAAGLAVFDRDGFEGATVAEIRSRARASNGSFFHFFTSKKQLAGTLFLEILQAYHAAIITAVNDTHGAGEGVARLIRAHLDWVVTNRREARFLFEISRSEWSEEVRGAQRSENSRLTDGIERWRVPLLARGELLPMSATLFFSQIIGPAQIFCRAYLSGRHQSDPREQVETLIACAIRAVVAPGAPERAGGTS, translated from the coding sequence GTGAGTACGGCACGCGAAGATCTGCTGGCGGCGGGACTGGCGGTGTTCGACCGCGACGGGTTCGAGGGTGCGACGGTGGCCGAGATCCGCTCCCGCGCCCGCGCGTCCAACGGCAGCTTCTTCCATTTCTTCACCTCGAAGAAGCAGCTCGCCGGAACCTTGTTCCTGGAGATCCTGCAGGCCTACCACGCCGCGATCATCACCGCGGTCAACGACACGCACGGCGCCGGCGAGGGCGTTGCGCGGCTGATCCGCGCTCATCTCGATTGGGTCGTGACCAACAGGCGCGAGGCGCGCTTCCTGTTCGAGATTTCGCGCAGCGAGTGGAGCGAGGAGGTGCGCGGCGCGCAGCGCTCCGAGAACTCGCGGCTCACCGATGGCATCGAGCGCTGGCGCGTGCCGCTGCTCGCGCGCGGCGAGTTGCTGCCGATGAGCGCGACACTTTTCTTCAGCCAGATCATCGGGCCGGCGCAGATCTTTTGCCGCGCCTATCTGTCGGGCCGCCATCAGAGCGACCCGCGCGAACAGGTCGAGACGCTGATCGCCTGCGCGATCCGCGCGGTGGTGGCGCCGGGTGCGCCGGAGCGAGCAGGAGGGACGTCATGA
- a CDS encoding PaaI family thioesterase — protein sequence MNETDPDFAPIATRIRDNVGRQGFMGLVGAEVAELSRGACTLAVDRRPELLQQHGLFHGGVTAFLVDNATTIAAATSRGQPALTAEYKLNLLSPASGDRLICRARVIKPGRQVAVVAADVFCVIDGKEKHTATALASIAMLDDQAAARIQSPA from the coding sequence ATGAACGAGACCGATCCGGACTTTGCGCCGATCGCGACGCGAATTCGCGACAATGTCGGCCGTCAGGGCTTCATGGGACTCGTCGGTGCTGAGGTGGCCGAGCTGTCGCGCGGCGCATGCACGCTCGCGGTCGACCGCCGGCCGGAGCTGCTGCAGCAGCACGGCCTGTTTCACGGCGGGGTGACGGCGTTCCTGGTCGACAACGCCACCACGATTGCGGCGGCGACGTCGCGTGGCCAGCCGGCGCTGACGGCCGAGTACAAGCTGAACCTGCTGTCGCCGGCATCGGGCGATCGCCTGATCTGCCGCGCGCGCGTGATCAAGCCGGGACGCCAGGTCGCCGTCGTCGCCGCCGACGTGTTCTGCGTCATCGACGGCAAGGAGAAGCATACCGCGACGGCGCTCGCGTCGATCGCGATGCTCGACGATCAGGCGGCGGCACGAATCCAAAGCCCGGCCTGA
- the rplI gene encoding 50S ribosomal protein L9, protein MEVILLERVAKLGQMGEVVRVKDGFARNFLLKRGKALRATDANRAKYDGMKAELEANNIKAKGEATVVAEKIDGRDIIIIRQASESGQLFGSVTVRDIVVALAADGITVARPQVWLDSPIKVIGAQKVTIAVHPEVETSVTVTVARSAEEADRIKRGEDISTRQEDQDAAAEALAAAGEFFDPEAQHDDEAAPAPVAEEK, encoded by the coding sequence ATGGAAGTCATTCTGCTGGAACGCGTTGCCAAGCTTGGTCAGATGGGCGAAGTCGTGCGCGTCAAGGACGGGTTCGCCCGCAACTTCTTGCTGAAGCGCGGCAAGGCGCTGCGCGCCACCGATGCGAACCGCGCCAAGTATGACGGCATGAAGGCCGAGCTCGAGGCCAACAACATCAAGGCCAAGGGCGAAGCCACCGTGGTCGCCGAGAAGATCGACGGCCGCGACATCATCATCATCCGCCAGGCCTCCGAGTCCGGCCAGCTGTTCGGCTCGGTCACGGTGCGCGACATCGTCGTTGCGCTGGCCGCCGATGGCATCACGGTTGCGCGTCCGCAGGTCTGGCTCGACTCGCCGATCAAGGTGATCGGCGCGCAGAAGGTGACCATCGCCGTCCACCCCGAGGTCGAGACCAGCGTCACCGTGACGGTCGCCCGTTCCGCCGAAGAGGCCGACCGGATCAAGCGCGGCGAGGACATCTCGACCCGTCAGGAAGACCAGGACGCTGCCGCCGAAGCGCTCGCCGCCGCCGGCGAATTCTTCGATCCGGAAGCGCAGCACGACGACGAGGCCGCGCCGGCTCCGGTTGCAGAAGAGAAGTAA
- a CDS encoding DUF2232 domain-containing protein codes for MIAILIVALAAGAASALMFASISSGALVSLLLYFLAPLPLMVSALAWGPLAAAIGGVAAASVLGTLFGIPYGIAFAMIVALPGWWLGHLALLGRPIAGAAGDSATQQPPALEWYPVGRLLLWIAAFAILTTTAALLTLGSDADTVTGALRRGLLKVLSAGEGLPSGEIERLVDALVILAPLAATILAMVTLTLNLWLAGKITQTSGRLNRPWPDFRTTALPAMTLVALLVAVAASFVGGMLALLAQIVTTALVIAYALVGFAVLHTLTLSLGNRGFWLGGIYAVVVMFGWPIVAIFALGIADAVFGLRQRYLQTRPPPLPAA; via the coding sequence ATGATCGCGATCCTCATTGTTGCACTTGCCGCCGGCGCCGCGTCGGCGCTGATGTTCGCCTCGATCAGTTCGGGCGCGCTGGTCTCGTTGCTGCTGTACTTTCTCGCGCCGCTTCCGCTGATGGTGTCGGCACTCGCCTGGGGACCGCTTGCCGCGGCCATCGGCGGCGTCGCTGCCGCCTCCGTTCTCGGCACGCTCTTCGGAATTCCCTACGGCATCGCGTTTGCCATGATCGTCGCCCTGCCCGGCTGGTGGCTCGGCCACCTCGCGCTGCTCGGACGGCCGATCGCAGGTGCAGCCGGTGACAGCGCCACGCAGCAGCCGCCTGCGCTCGAATGGTATCCCGTCGGCCGTCTCCTGCTCTGGATCGCAGCCTTCGCCATCCTCACCACGACCGCCGCGCTGCTCACGCTCGGCTCGGATGCCGATACGGTCACCGGTGCCTTGCGGCGCGGCCTGCTCAAGGTGCTGAGCGCCGGCGAAGGGCTGCCCAGTGGTGAGATCGAACGATTGGTCGACGCGCTGGTGATCCTCGCGCCCCTCGCCGCAACGATCCTCGCGATGGTCACGCTGACACTGAACCTGTGGCTCGCCGGCAAGATCACGCAAACCTCGGGGCGGTTGAACCGACCGTGGCCCGATTTCCGCACCACCGCGCTCCCCGCCATGACGCTGGTCGCGTTGCTGGTGGCGGTCGCCGCCAGCTTCGTCGGCGGCATGCTTGCACTGCTGGCGCAGATCGTCACCACGGCGCTCGTGATCGCCTATGCGCTGGTCGGCTTCGCCGTGCTGCACACCCTGACGCTGTCGCTCGGCAATCGCGGCTTCTGGCTCGGCGGCATCTACGCCGTCGTCGTCATGTTCGGCTGGCCGATCGTCGCAATCTTCGCGCTCGGCATCGCCGACGCCGTGTTCGGCCTGCGCCAGCGCTATCTGCAAACCAGACCGCCGCCTTTGCCTGCGGCCTGA
- the rpsR gene encoding 30S ribosomal protein S18 has protein sequence MADAGARRPFFRRRKSCPFTGANAPKIDYKDSKLLMRYVSERGKIVPSRITAVSAKKQRELARAIKRARFLGLLPYVIR, from the coding sequence ATGGCTGATGCTGGTGCCCGCCGTCCGTTTTTCCGTCGTCGCAAGTCCTGCCCGTTCACGGGCGCGAATGCGCCGAAGATCGACTACAAGGATTCCAAGCTGCTGATGCGTTACGTCTCCGAGCGCGGCAAGATCGTGCCGAGCCGCATCACGGCCGTGTCCGCCAAGAAGCAGCGTGAGCTCGCCCGCGCCATCAAGCGCGCGCGCTTCCTCGGCCTGCTGCCCTACGTTATTCGCTAA
- the rpsF gene encoding 30S ribosomal protein S6, whose amino-acid sequence MPLYEHVFLARQDASTQQVDELTAQMTGIVEQGGGKVTKTESWGVRSLTYRMNKNRKAHFVLMNIDAPSAVVTEIERQERISEDVIRYLTVRVEEHEEGPSAMMRKADRDRERDDRGGGFRGDREGGFRGDRDGGGFRGDRGPRRPREEEAATEE is encoded by the coding sequence ATGCCTCTTTATGAGCATGTTTTTCTCGCGCGTCAGGATGCGAGCACCCAGCAGGTGGATGAACTGACGGCCCAGATGACGGGTATCGTCGAACAGGGCGGCGGCAAGGTCACCAAGACCGAGAGCTGGGGCGTGCGCTCCCTCACCTACCGCATGAACAAGAACCGCAAGGCGCATTTCGTGCTGATGAACATCGACGCACCGTCGGCTGTCGTCACCGAGATCGAGCGCCAGGAGCGGATCAGCGAAGACGTCATCCGCTATCTCACCGTGCGCGTCGAAGAGCACGAGGAAGGCCCGTCTGCGATGATGCGCAAGGCCGACCGTGACCGCGAGCGCGATGACCGTGGCGGTGGCTTCCGCGGCGACCGCGAAGGCGGCTTCCGTGGTGATCGCGATGGCGGCGGCTTCCGCGGCGATCGCGGCCCGCGCCGTCCGCGCGAAGAAGAAGCTGCGACCGAGGAGTAA
- a CDS encoding TetR/AcrR family transcriptional regulator C-terminal domain-containing protein → MGSETASGMPAPDPKHAVRATRSAGRKMRSLLLDAASRLFKERGLSGTSISDIAAAADAFPSQITYYFRTKEALFVEAASRDMLYLARATEQAALNAHTPRDYSHALAETVTATDTVAFFAEALTLTRRRQDLAPLVERTIERLHSEGARAYADQVERHGWRSLRAPEESSRRFWAIAIGVIVEGFAMGRGAEEMCRELLRALGEQATSTSANDGSRLRLVGDRDHSPSTDGETSS, encoded by the coding sequence ATGGGTTCGGAGACCGCCAGCGGCATGCCTGCGCCCGATCCGAAGCACGCGGTCCGCGCGACGCGGTCGGCGGGGCGCAAGATGCGCTCGCTGTTGCTCGATGCCGCCAGCCGCCTGTTCAAGGAGCGCGGGCTCTCGGGCACGTCGATCTCCGACATTGCCGCAGCGGCGGACGCCTTTCCGAGTCAGATCACCTATTACTTCCGCACCAAGGAGGCGCTGTTCGTCGAAGCCGCCAGCCGCGACATGCTTTACCTGGCGCGTGCGACCGAGCAGGCCGCCCTGAACGCTCATACGCCACGCGATTACAGCCACGCTTTGGCCGAGACCGTGACCGCGACCGACACGGTCGCCTTCTTCGCCGAAGCCCTGACGCTGACACGGCGCCGGCAGGACCTCGCGCCTTTGGTCGAGCGCACCATCGAGCGTCTGCACAGCGAAGGCGCGCGCGCCTATGCGGACCAAGTCGAACGACACGGCTGGCGCTCGCTGCGGGCGCCCGAGGAGAGTTCGCGGCGCTTCTGGGCGATTGCGATCGGCGTGATCGTCGAAGGTTTTGCGATGGGCCGAGGCGCCGAGGAGATGTGCCGCGAATTGCTGCGCGCGCTCGGCGAGCAGGCGACATCGACGTCGGCCAATGATGGATCGCGGCTGCGCCTGGTCGGCGATCGCGATCATTCACCCTCGACGGACGGGGAGACCAGCTCATGA
- a CDS encoding fatty acid desaturase family protein produces the protein MTALRMRARDFLTEDELVAVRERTTWKGAALIVHAWALILGAIALVAWWPNPLTYLLAVAIIGSRQLGLAILMHDGAHGCLSANEKTNLTLSQWFCAYPIFAETRGYRRYHLQHHARTQQEDDPDLVLSAPFPITKMSYRRKFFRDITGQTGYQQRKAQLLNAVGPKEWPLSQRAANFWQKLGPQCVTNALLFAGLAAAGVWWAYPLLWLVPLLTWMMVITRIRNIAEHAVVPDSADPLRNTRTTRANVLERLFIAPYYVNHHLEHHLLFYVPCYNLPRVHRILSGSRYADRMEVQPGYAAVLRLATAKPNREDRPGQLVNSARRARAGAEVNADQNAGGF, from the coding sequence ATGACCGCACTACGCATGCGTGCCCGCGATTTCCTCACCGAGGACGAACTGGTGGCTGTGCGGGAGCGCACGACGTGGAAGGGCGCAGCGCTGATCGTGCATGCCTGGGCGCTGATCCTGGGCGCGATCGCGCTGGTTGCGTGGTGGCCCAATCCACTGACCTATCTGCTGGCGGTTGCGATCATCGGCTCGCGCCAGCTCGGGCTCGCCATCCTGATGCATGACGGTGCGCATGGCTGTCTCTCCGCGAACGAGAAGACCAATCTGACGCTGAGCCAATGGTTCTGCGCCTATCCGATCTTCGCGGAAACCCGCGGCTATCGCCGCTATCATCTGCAGCACCATGCCCGGACGCAGCAGGAGGATGATCCGGATCTGGTGCTGTCCGCGCCGTTTCCGATCACGAAGATGAGCTACCGTCGGAAATTCTTCCGCGATATCACCGGGCAGACCGGCTACCAGCAGCGCAAGGCGCAATTGCTCAATGCGGTCGGGCCGAAAGAGTGGCCGCTATCGCAGCGCGCCGCCAATTTCTGGCAGAAGCTCGGGCCGCAATGCGTCACCAACGCGCTGCTGTTCGCGGGACTCGCCGCCGCGGGCGTGTGGTGGGCCTATCCGCTGTTGTGGCTGGTGCCGCTGCTGACCTGGATGATGGTGATCACGCGGATCCGCAACATCGCCGAACATGCCGTCGTGCCCGATAGCGCCGATCCCTTGCGCAACACCCGCACCACGCGGGCCAATGTCCTCGAGCGGCTGTTCATCGCGCCGTACTACGTGAACCATCACCTCGAGCATCATCTGCTGTTCTACGTGCCCTGCTACAACCTGCCGCGCGTCCACCGCATCCTGAGCGGAAGCCGCTATGCCGACCGGATGGAAGTCCAGCCGGGCTATGCCGCGGTGCTGCGGCTGGCGACCGCCAAGCCCAACCGGGAAGACCGCCCGGGCCAACTGGTCAACAGCGCCCGCCGGGCGCGTGCCGGCGCCGAGGTTAACGCCGACCAGAATGCCGGTGGATTCTAG
- the fabD gene encoding ACP S-malonyltransferase — translation MTAAFTFPGQGSQAVGMGKALADAFPVAKAVFDEVDSALGEKLTAIIWDGPGETLQLTENAQPALMAVSIATLRVLESEAGFSVGRNAAFVAGHSLGEYSALAAAGSLTVSDTARLLRTRGLAMQKAVPVGAGAMAALLGLDYEAAVAVANEAAQGQVCQAANDNGGGQVVVSGDKAAVDRAVEIAKTKGAKRAMLLPVSAPFHCKLMQPAADAMAQALSGVTIKAPAAPLVSNVLASAITDPDEIRRRLVEQVTGTVRWRESVAYMAGQGVTRFFEIGAGKVLSGLVKRIADGAVGVSVGGPNDIAAAKDALAASA, via the coding sequence ATGACGGCAGCATTCACGTTTCCCGGGCAGGGCTCGCAGGCAGTTGGCATGGGCAAGGCCCTGGCCGACGCCTTTCCGGTCGCCAAGGCCGTGTTCGACGAGGTGGATTCCGCGCTGGGCGAGAAGCTGACCGCGATCATCTGGGATGGTCCGGGCGAGACATTGCAGCTGACGGAAAATGCCCAGCCGGCGCTGATGGCGGTCTCGATCGCCACGTTGCGCGTGCTCGAGAGCGAGGCCGGCTTCTCGGTCGGCCGCAACGCGGCCTTCGTTGCCGGGCACTCGCTCGGCGAGTATTCGGCGCTTGCCGCCGCCGGCAGCCTGACCGTCAGCGACACCGCGCGACTGCTGCGCACCCGCGGGCTCGCCATGCAGAAGGCGGTGCCGGTCGGCGCCGGCGCGATGGCCGCGCTGCTCGGCCTCGATTACGAGGCGGCGGTCGCGGTCGCCAATGAGGCGGCGCAGGGCCAGGTCTGCCAGGCAGCCAACGACAACGGCGGCGGCCAGGTGGTGGTCTCCGGCGACAAGGCGGCCGTCGACCGCGCGGTGGAGATTGCGAAAACCAAAGGGGCAAAACGCGCCATGCTGCTGCCGGTGTCGGCGCCGTTCCACTGCAAGCTGATGCAGCCGGCGGCCGATGCGATGGCGCAGGCGCTGTCCGGCGTCACCATCAAGGCGCCCGCGGCGCCGCTGGTCTCCAACGTGCTGGCTTCGGCGATCACTGATCCCGACGAGATCCGCCGCCGCCTGGTCGAGCAGGTCACGGGGACGGTTCGCTGGCGCGAGTCGGTTGCCTATATGGCAGGCCAGGGCGTGACGCGGTTCTTCGAGATCGGCGCCGGCAAGGTGCTGAGCGGCCTCGTCAAGCGCATCGCCGATGGCGCGGTCGGCGTGTCCGTCGGCGGCCCGAACGATATCGCTGCAGCCAAGGACGCGCTGGCAGCTTCGGCCTAA
- the fabG gene encoding 3-oxoacyl-[acyl-carrier-protein] reductase translates to MFDLTGKTALVTGATGGIGGAIAQALHAQGATVAISGTRREVLDGFAAKLGERVHVLPCNLSSKDDVEALVPAAEAAMGQVDILIANAGITRDNLFVQLRDEDWDDVIAVNLTATFRLARAATKLMMRKRFGRIIAITSIVGVTGNPGQGNYTASKAGIIGLIKTLGAEYAKRGVTANCIAPGFIKTPMTDALNDKQRETILAKVPAARLGTPEDIAAAAVYLASNEAAYVTGQTIHVNGGMAMI, encoded by the coding sequence ATGTTTGATCTGACTGGCAAGACGGCGCTCGTGACGGGCGCAACCGGCGGCATCGGCGGCGCGATCGCGCAGGCGCTGCACGCGCAGGGCGCGACGGTCGCGATTTCGGGGACACGGCGCGAGGTGCTGGACGGCTTCGCGGCCAAGCTCGGCGAGCGCGTTCATGTGCTGCCGTGCAATCTCTCGAGCAAGGATGACGTCGAGGCGCTGGTGCCGGCGGCGGAAGCTGCGATGGGGCAGGTCGACATCCTGATTGCCAATGCCGGCATCACCCGCGACAACCTGTTCGTGCAGTTGCGCGACGAGGATTGGGACGACGTGATTGCGGTCAACCTGACCGCGACATTCCGCCTGGCGCGCGCGGCGACCAAATTGATGATGCGCAAGCGCTTCGGCCGCATCATCGCGATCACCTCGATCGTCGGCGTCACCGGGAATCCGGGGCAGGGCAACTACACCGCGTCGAAGGCCGGCATCATCGGCCTGATCAAGACGCTGGGCGCCGAATACGCCAAGCGCGGCGTGACCGCGAACTGCATCGCGCCTGGCTTCATCAAGACGCCAATGACGGATGCGCTCAACGACAAGCAGCGCGAAACCATCCTGGCGAAGGTTCCTGCGGCGCGGCTCGGAACGCCCGAGGATATCGCTGCGGCGGCGGTCTATCTGGCCTCGAACGAGGCCGCCTACGTCACCGGACAGACGATTCACGTCAACGGCGGCATGGCTATGATTTGA
- a CDS encoding acyl carrier protein, protein MSEIGERVKKIVVEHLGVEPEKVVDSASFIDDLGADSLDTVELVMAFEEEFGCEIPDDAAETILTVGDATKFLEKNAKS, encoded by the coding sequence ATGAGTGAGATTGGCGAGCGGGTTAAGAAGATTGTGGTCGAGCACCTTGGTGTCGAACCCGAGAAGGTGGTCGATAGCGCGAGCTTCATCGATGACCTCGGCGCCGACAGCCTCGACACGGTCGAGCTCGTGATGGCTTTCGAAGAAGAATTCGGTTGCGAGATTCCCGACGACGCTGCGGAGACGATTCTGACCGTGGGCGACGCGACCAAGTTTCTTGAGAAGAACGCGAAGAGCTGA
- the fabF gene encoding beta-ketoacyl-ACP synthase II, translating into MRRVVVTGLGMLTPLGCGVDATWTRILAGESGGKKIDTFEVSDLPSQVACYIPRGDGSNGTFNPDQWMEPKDQRKVDDFILYAMCAARQALDDANWHPKSDEDQFATGTMIGSGIGGLTGIAETAVLLKERGPRRVSPFFIPGRLINLASGYVSIEHGLKGPNHSVVTACSTGAHAVGDAARLIALGDADVMLAGGAESPISRIGIAGFCAARALSTGFNDTPEKASRPYDKDRDGFVMGEGAGVLVLEEYEHAKQRGANIYAEVTGYGLSGDAFHITSPPPDGNGGFRSMSMALKRAGLVASDLDYINAHGTSTQVGDEIELGAVERLLGNAASKVSMSSTKSATGHLLGAAGAIEAIFAVLAIRDNVVPPTINLDNPSVQTAIDLVPHTSRKRDVNVALSNSFGFGGTNASVIVQRVTN; encoded by the coding sequence ATGAGACGAGTTGTCGTCACGGGGCTGGGCATGCTTACACCGCTCGGCTGCGGCGTTGACGCAACTTGGACGCGCATCCTCGCCGGAGAGAGCGGCGGCAAGAAGATCGACACCTTCGAAGTGTCCGACCTGCCGAGCCAGGTCGCCTGCTACATTCCGCGCGGCGACGGCTCCAACGGCACCTTCAATCCCGATCAGTGGATGGAGCCGAAGGACCAGCGCAAGGTCGACGACTTCATCCTCTACGCGATGTGCGCGGCCAGGCAGGCGCTCGACGACGCCAACTGGCATCCGAAGTCCGATGAGGACCAGTTCGCCACCGGCACGATGATCGGCTCCGGCATCGGCGGCCTCACCGGCATTGCCGAGACCGCGGTGCTGCTCAAGGAACGTGGACCGCGCAGGGTCTCTCCCTTCTTCATTCCGGGCCGCCTGATCAATCTGGCGTCCGGCTACGTCTCGATCGAGCACGGCCTGAAGGGCCCCAATCATTCGGTCGTCACGGCGTGCTCGACCGGCGCGCACGCGGTCGGCGATGCAGCGCGGCTGATCGCGCTCGGCGACGCCGACGTGATGCTCGCAGGTGGCGCCGAATCGCCGATCTCCCGCATCGGCATCGCCGGCTTCTGCGCGGCGCGTGCGCTGTCCACCGGCTTCAACGACACACCGGAAAAGGCATCGCGGCCCTACGACAAGGATCGCGACGGCTTCGTGATGGGCGAGGGTGCCGGCGTCCTCGTGCTCGAGGAATACGAGCACGCCAAACAGCGTGGTGCGAATATCTATGCCGAGGTCACCGGCTACGGCCTGTCGGGCGATGCCTTCCACATCACCTCGCCGCCGCCGGACGGCAATGGCGGCTTCCGCAGCATGAGCATGGCGCTGAAGCGCGCCGGCCTCGTCGCATCCGATCTCGACTACATCAATGCGCACGGCACCTCGACGCAGGTCGGCGACGAAATCGAGCTCGGCGCGGTCGAGCGTCTTCTCGGCAATGCGGCTTCGAAGGTTTCGATGTCGTCGACCAAGTCGGCGACCGGACATCTGCTCGGCGCGGCCGGTGCGATCGAGGCGATCTTCGCGGTGCTGGCGATTCGCGATAATGTGGTGCCACCGACCATCAATCTCGACAATCCGTCGGTGCAAACGGCGATCGATCTTGTGCCGCACACGTCGCGCAAGCGTGACGTGAATGTGGCGCTGTCCAATTCCTTCGGTTTCGGTGGCACAAACGCCTCCGTGATCGTGCAGCGCGTGACCAATTAG
- the mltG gene encoding endolytic transglycosylase MltG, whose protein sequence is MSERPPISPRSPRAALEPEQVPPPPKRSDRARNPFVIVGNAIFTILIILMIGAGATYYYGKQTLESPGPLQEDKIVNIPARAGKRDIADVLSREGVINVNPWVFIGSVFALKASSDLKPGEYSFQKNASLRDVIATIVDGKVVQHAITIPEGLTSEQIVTRLTDNDIFTGSVREIPREGTLLPETYKFPRGTTRDQVIQRLQQAQKRVLAEIWERRNTDSPLKSPDQLVTLASIVEKETGRADERSRVAAVFVNRLRQRMKLQSDPTIIYGLVGGKGTLGRPIKRSEITQPSPYNTYVIDGLPPGPIANPGRASLEATANPARTRDLFFVADGTGGHAFTETYDQHAKNVAKLRASEKQIQNDTVEPADDPAPAAAAPGAADTNPTAATPPKPTNQKKPPRSGRQGAAQQTTSPPVVQR, encoded by the coding sequence ATGAGTGAGAGGCCGCCCATTTCACCGAGGAGTCCACGTGCCGCGCTGGAGCCCGAACAGGTTCCGCCGCCGCCCAAGCGCTCGGATCGTGCCCGCAATCCCTTCGTGATCGTCGGCAATGCCATCTTCACCATCCTGATCATCCTGATGATCGGCGCCGGCGCCACCTATTACTACGGCAAGCAGACGCTGGAATCGCCGGGGCCGCTGCAGGAAGACAAGATCGTCAACATCCCCGCGCGCGCCGGCAAGCGTGACATCGCCGACGTGCTGTCGCGCGAGGGCGTCATTAACGTCAATCCGTGGGTCTTCATCGGCAGCGTGTTTGCGCTGAAGGCGAGCTCCGATCTCAAGCCCGGCGAATACTCGTTCCAGAAGAACGCCAGCCTGCGCGACGTCATCGCCACCATCGTCGACGGCAAGGTGGTGCAGCACGCCATCACGATCCCGGAAGGTCTGACCTCGGAGCAGATCGTGACGCGGCTCACCGACAACGACATCTTCACCGGCTCGGTGCGCGAGATTCCGCGCGAGGGCACGCTGTTGCCGGAGACCTACAAATTCCCGCGCGGCACCACGCGCGACCAGGTGATCCAGCGCCTGCAGCAGGCGCAGAAGCGCGTGCTGGCCGAGATCTGGGAACGCCGCAACACCGATTCGCCGCTGAAGTCGCCGGACCAGCTGGTGACGCTGGCCTCGATCGTCGAGAAGGAAACCGGCCGCGCCGACGAGCGCAGCCGTGTCGCCGCCGTGTTCGTCAACCGCCTGCGGCAGAGGATGAAGCTGCAGTCCGACCCGACCATCATCTACGGGCTGGTGGGCGGCAAGGGAACGCTGGGGCGTCCGATCAAACGCAGCGAGATCACGCAGCCGTCGCCCTACAACACCTATGTGATCGACGGCTTGCCGCCGGGACCGATCGCCAATCCCGGCCGCGCCTCGCTGGAGGCGACCGCCAATCCGGCGCGCACCCGCGACCTGTTCTTCGTTGCCGACGGAACCGGCGGCCACGCCTTTACCGAAACCTACGACCAGCACGCCAAGAACGTCGCCAAGCTGCGCGCATCGGAAAAGCAGATCCAGAACGACACCGTCGAGCCCGCGGATGATCCGGCGCCGGCCGCCGCGGCGCCGGGCGCGGCCGATACCAATCCCACGGCGGCCACGCCGCCGAAGCCCACCAATCAGAAGAAACCGCCGCGCAGCGGTCGCCAGGGCGCAGCCCAGCAGACCACTTCGCCGCCTGTTGTGCAGCGCTAA